A window of Candidatus Anaeroferrophillus wilburensis genomic DNA:
TGCCTTGACAACGGCATTTATATCCCCAATCTTTGCTATTTGGAGGGTATGGACCAGCCGCCGGCATCGTGTCGCCTGTGCCTGGTGGAAATCGAAGGCCGTCCGGGGCCGGTACCATCCTGCAGCCTGGAGGTGGAAGCAGGGATGGTGGTGCATACCAATACGGACGAGGTGCAGAAACTCCAGAAGATGGCTTTCCGCCTGCTGGTCTGCACCAACGAGGGGCAGTGCCGGATGTGCATGGCCAATAAGCGGTGTGAACTGCAGCGGATTGCCAAGTTTCTCCACATGCCCCTGCGAACCAAGAGGCTGCGCCATCTGCCCAAGGACCTGCCGGAGGTTATCGAGGATCATCCCTGCATCGTCTACGAACCCAACAAGTGTGTCCTCTGCGGTCGCTGCGTCTATGTCTGCGCACAGCAGGGCAATGATTTTTCCCTCAGCTTTGCCAACCGGGGTTTCAACACGGTGATCTCATTTTTCGGCAGCCAGAACGAAGGGCAGGGCGATGCCTGTCTCGACTGTCAGGCTTGTGTCGATATCTGTCCCGTTGGTGCTCTCAACCTTAAGGACGATCGCCGCCGACATCTGCGCAAAATGGCGGCCAAAGCCAAAGCCCGTGGTTGAACGTGGTTGAGAAAGTCCGTCTGACGGTAGTTTACAACAATGTGGCGGGTGATCCCCACCTGACCACCGACTGGGGTTTCGCCTGTCTGGTTGCCGGTGAGGGCCTGACAATCCTTTTTGATACCGGGGCCAATGGCCGCGTGCTGCTTCATAACCTGCAAAAACTCGGCATCGATCCACAGACGATTGATGCCGTTTTTTTATCCCATGACCACTGGGATCACACCGGTGGTCTGGCAGCCTTGCTGGCCGTCAAGCCGCAGCTGCCGGTTGTTCTGCCGGCGAGCTTTTCTCCCCTGTTTCAGCGGGACCTGATAGATCGTGAGGTGCCGGTGCGCCTGGTGCATGACTGTGAGGAACTTTTTCCAGGGGTATTCAGTACCGGTCCCCTGGGGGAGGAGATCCCTGAGCAGGGGCTGATGATTGCCCATCGGCGAGGGCCGGTGCTGATCACCGGCTGTGCCCACCCGGGAATTGCCATGATGGTCGACAAGGCGGCGGCGATCTTTTCGCAGCCGCCGCTGCTGGTTATGGGTGGATTTCACCTGTTGTCAGCCGGTCCGGCTGACATTGAGCGTGCATCTTCTTCTCTCCAGCGTCAGAAGGTTGAACTGCTGGCTCCCAGCCACTGTACTGGCAGCCACGCGCTGGCGGCCTTTCGTTGTGCCTGGGGCGACAACCTGTTGGCCGGCGGCTGCGGCGTGGTGCTGGAGGTCTGACTCCAGGCGTCCAGCACCTCTTTGAGCCTGGTCATAGACACCTTCCCAACACTCTTCGATACCTCTTCCTTCTTTATCACCTTTACAGCTGTTTTTTCAGAAAAGCCAGCATTCTGGTCCAGGAATCCCGGCGGGCTTCCGGGTGGTAGCGCCGGTTGCCGGGCCAGATGAAGGAGTGATCAACGCCGGGATAGATATGGTACGGGTGCTTGATTCCCAGCCGGCGGCAGGCGTTATCGAGCAGATAGGTGTTTTCCACCGGGACAACGGTATCCCGGTTGCCATGGAATGAGATGACCGGACAGGGCAGCCGGCTGAGAAAATCAAGATGGTCGTCGGAGTTGAGCGGCAGTTGTTTGAAACTGTCCATGCCGCCATGCCAGCAGGTGAGGCCGAAGAAATTGACGACCGTCCGCACACCTGAAATAACGGTGCCGGCATAGAGGGCCAGACCGCCGCCCCGGCTGGCTCCCAGCAGGGCCAGGTGCCGGTCATCTACGGCCTCCGCCGCTCCTATCCAGCCGCCCATGGCGGCCAAGTCTTCCGGCGGCAGCATGTCCCAGCTCCGCCGCCGGGGCAGCTGATCGCCGAACCATTCCGGCACCAGCACGGCGTAGCCTTCCCGGGCCAGAGTGGCTGCCAGTTCCCGGTGCTGTGGCTGGAAACCGTCGGTGCCGTGAAACACGATGACGGCGGCAAACGGTCCGCCGGTTTCCGGCCGGCAAAAAAAACCGGGGATGGAGATCTCCCCGGCTGGAATGACGACATTTTTCTTGATGATCGTGGTCTTGGTCATCAGCTACCTGCCGGTATACAGCTTTTCCTTGATATGCAGGGTGGCAAAGTTGAACTCGCCTCCCAGGGTGATGGCGGCGCAGGCGGCGGCAAAATCCTTGGAACATTCAATGCCGGCTACCTTTGCCACTTCCCGGGAGAGGGGCGGGACGATGCCTTCCGGGCCGGAGGGGAATCCCACCTCAAGGTTGGGGAGTTCAACCCCGAAAATCATTTCGTCGCCACGGGTTTCCACATAGACCTTCTGCAGCGATGAAACCAGGTAGGGGCGCGGGTTGTTTTTCATTGTCCGGTAGAAAGCGGGAATGATTTCACCGCCCATGCCGCTGTAAGCCGGCCAGCCGGTTTCTTCCAGGACCCCCTGGCGGTCCAGCTCGATGTAGGAGAGGAAATCATCAATGGGGCGGCCGATATTCTGTTCATACTCCTTGATGGGTATCCGCTGCTGGGCGGAGACGTAGCGGCCCCGGCGATTGCGTGGTGAAGGTTTCAGATCGCCGTCACGGCCCATGCCGATGACTGACAGCCGGCAGGCAATCTGGTGTTCTTTGAACAGGTTGTCAATATAATTTTTGGCACCGCCCACCGCTTTCGAGGTGCAGCCGTGACCGCGATATTCGGTAAACCGGGTGTAGAAGCAGCAGTGCAGAATCCGGTCGCCATGGTGCTGCTTGTCGAGAAAATCGACATTGTAGACCTGACCGGCAAAGGGTTGCAGGAAATCCCCGGTCATCAGCGTGATGATGCCATCCAGGTTGTCCTTGATCAGCTTTCTGGCCCTTTCCCGCTCCTTCTCCGTGCCAAAGACAAAGGCCAGGTTGCGGGCGGCACCGGCCCAATCGGCAACCTTGATCTCCACGGGCCCGTACTTGTTGAGCTGGAAGCAGCCGACGCTGATTCCCAGATGGCCGACACCGGGACCATAGCAGAGGATGTTCTGGAAGGTTTTGTTGACGTCGCCGCCGACTGCCACTTCGCCCGCATAGCTGAAATAGTCCTCGTCGCCGCCGATATAGTTGTTTACCAGGGGCTGATAGCTGGTTTTGCCGTCAACCAGTGGCGCCAAGGGGGTGTCACACATGCCGCAGCGGGTAAAATCGTCGCCGGCTGCCAGCATCCAGTGGCTGTTGTCCCGGGGGCAGCGGTATTCAATGCTGTAGGGTTTTGCCGGCATCACCAGATGATGAAACGCGACGCCGCTTTTGGCCTCGAGAAAAAAGCGGCGGGCCAGGGTGCCGACGATGAACGTATCCGGCGCCCCAATTCCTGCCTCCAGCGCTTTCTCTTCAGTTTTCCAGGGAGCAACCTCACCCCGTAGCATGGCTTCGCTGATGTTTTTTGCAACCTCAGTATAATTCATCTGTTTCCTCCTCCGCTGTTCTGCCGGACAGTATCGTTGCCTTTATGGGTTGTCGGTGTTGCGGTTGTGATTGTTGAGTCTTTTTTTGAACAGCTGTTTGTCAAGGGTGGATCAATCAAGGATGACCGGCAGGGTCTTTCTGGAGCGGACGTCGTACAGACCTTTGTCGGTCAGCCGCAGAAAAGGAAGGCCGGTGAAGGAGAGAGTCTGGTAGTGGAAAAAGGGATTGTCCAGCTCTGAGCCCAGTGACTTCAGGGCATTTTCGATCGCTTCCTCCCGTGTATTGATCTCTTCCAGCGGCAGATCGGCATAAATGCCGCCGATGGGCAGCGGCAGTTCGGCCAGAATAGTTTGCCCCTCGACCACCACAATGCCGCCCTGGAGTTCCAGCAGTCGGTTGAAAGCTGTGGCCATCTCAGCCTCACTAGCGCCATAAACGGTTGGCTGGTAGGCTTCCCAGTTCAAAGTTGAGGCTACGGCACCCCGCCTGATGCCGGTGCCGGCGAGAAAGCCTATGCTGATTGTCTGTCGGCCATGGCGATTGACAATGGCGTATTTCAGGATACTGTGCTGGGGGTCAGGAACGATATTGCCGTCGATCACCGGCAGGGTGACACGCTCTTCGTGGGTGACCATGCTGCCGATTTCAGGCCGGATGGCCCGCACCCTAGCTTCGCTGCCGGTGGACGGGTAATGAAAAGTGTCTGCGGTCACCGGGGCCAGGGGCAGAGAATGGTAGGCAGCCTCGGGGTAGATATAGGGTTCCAAAGAAACTTGCAAGGAGCCTTTTTCAGCGACGATCCGGCCGCCGGCCACCACCAGGGAAGGTGAGAATGTTGCCAGGTCGGGGACGATTTGCAGATCGGCGCGGAAATGGGGGGCAATCGCCCCCAGGTCACGGAGACCAAAGGCAGCCGCGGCGTTGATGGTCAGCATCTGGACCACGGTAACCGGCGAAAAACCAAGGGCTACCGCTTTGCGGGCAATAACGTCAAGATGTCCTTCAGTCAGCAGCCGGGAGGTGGTGACGCCGTCGGTGGAGATGGAAACCTGCCTGAAATCATTGATCATCTCCCTGATGGGTGCAACCCCTTCCAGATCCTGGCGGATGCTTCCCTCCCGGATCATCAAGTAGAGCCCCAGGCGCAGCCGTTCCAAGGCTTCCTCAGCGGTGATCGGTTCATGGCAGGAGGAGATGCCGGCCGCCGCAAAGGCCTGCAGTTTTTCCCGTCGGGCACCGGCCGAATGTCCCTGAACCGGGAGGTTGTGCTGCCAGGCCAAGGACAGCAATGCCAGCGTCCGTTCATCCGGATCAATGATCCGGGGCCAATAGGCTTCGCCAATGCCCACGACCCGTTGGTCGGCAAAGAGTTTGGCGTATTCTGCCAGCGAAAAAGGGTGAACGGTTTCCAGTTCCGGAAACGGGGGTGAAAAACAAGGGGCGGTAGCCAAGATGTTCATCGGCTGCCGACCGGCTTCCTCAAGAAACCAGCTGACGCCGGCGGCGCCCAGAGAATTCCCCAGCTCGGTCACCTCAGTGACCACGGTGGTGGTTCCCCGGGGCAGGACCAGACGGACAAAATCATGGAGGCGGAAAACATTGGCGATGTGGGTATGGGTTTCAACGAAACCGGGCAGCAGATAGGCACCGTCGGCATCGATGACCCTCGTTTGTTCGCCCCTGACGGCGGCGCATAGCTCACCAACCGCCACAAACCGTTCCCCCCTGATGGCCACTGCGGTCCGGGGGATGACTTCAGCGGTGAACACATTGACCAGGGTGCCGTTGGTGATGATCAGGTCGGCCGGTTCATGACCAAGCGCGGTATGAACTGCTTGGGAGATTGCTTCAGGACGCATGGAACAGATTGTTCTCTTTTTTCCGATAGGCGGTAGCCTGGGCGCTGGCAATCAGGTGGCCATGGTTGTCGGTGACTTCAATATGGTAGGTGGCAATCCGGGGATTGCGGGATACTTCCCGGGATGCCGCCCTGAGTGGGACGTCCACTGCCGGTGCCCGCAGATAGGTGACGTTGACATTCAGGGCCACCGCCAGGGTGCCGTGGGTATTGCAGGATACCTGGAACGCTTCATCGATGAGGGCGAAAATTGCCCCACCATGCACCATCTTGAAAAGGTTGGTGGTTTCACAGGTAGGGGTCATCTCCACCAGGGCGTAACCGGGGGAGCAGTCAACCAGCTGGATGTTGAAGAGGCGGGCAAATGGCTCTTGGCCAACTGCAGCCGCGGCGGTGTGTCGGAGATCGTCATTGATCATAATGGTCTCTTCCTGCTTCCTGCCAACGCTCAAGCCTTTCGGTACCATATTTTTCCTCATAGGTGGCCATAATCTGCTCAAAAGGCAGGTCGCTGAATGGTTCGCGGTGGCGGATATATTCGATATGCAGTTTGCCGTCTTTGCTGT
This region includes:
- a CDS encoding (2Fe-2S)-binding protein produces the protein MVTITVDGLEITVPRRTRLLQACLDNGIYIPNLCYLEGMDQPPASCRLCLVEIEGRPGPVPSCSLEVEAGMVVHTNTDEVQKLQKMAFRLLVCTNEGQCRMCMANKRCELQRIAKFLHMPLRTKRLRHLPKDLPEVIEDHPCIVYEPNKCVLCGRCVYVCAQQGNDFSLSFANRGFNTVISFFGSQNEGQGDACLDCQACVDICPVGALNLKDDRRRHLRKMAAKAKARG
- a CDS encoding MBL fold metallo-hydrolase; the encoded protein is MVEKVRLTVVYNNVAGDPHLTTDWGFACLVAGEGLTILFDTGANGRVLLHNLQKLGIDPQTIDAVFLSHDHWDHTGGLAALLAVKPQLPVVLPASFSPLFQRDLIDREVPVRLVHDCEELFPGVFSTGPLGEEIPEQGLMIAHRRGPVLITGCAHPGIAMMVDKAAAIFSQPPLLVMGGFHLLSAGPADIERASSSLQRQKVELLAPSHCTGSHALAAFRCAWGDNLLAGGCGVVLEV
- a CDS encoding dienelactone hydrolase family protein, producing MTKTTIIKKNVVIPAGEISIPGFFCRPETGGPFAAVIVFHGTDGFQPQHRELAATLAREGYAVLVPEWFGDQLPRRRSWDMLPPEDLAAMGGWIGAAEAVDDRHLALLGASRGGGLALYAGTVISGVRTVVNFFGLTCWHGGMDSFKQLPLNSDDHLDFLSRLPCPVISFHGNRDTVVPVENTYLLDNACRRLGIKHPYHIYPGVDHSFIWPGNRRYHPEARRDSWTRMLAFLKKQL
- a CDS encoding adenine deaminase, whose translation is MRPEAISQAVHTALGHEPADLIITNGTLVNVFTAEVIPRTAVAIRGERFVAVGELCAAVRGEQTRVIDADGAYLLPGFVETHTHIANVFRLHDFVRLVLPRGTTTVVTEVTELGNSLGAAGVSWFLEEAGRQPMNILATAPCFSPPFPELETVHPFSLAEYAKLFADQRVVGIGEAYWPRIIDPDERTLALLSLAWQHNLPVQGHSAGARREKLQAFAAAGISSCHEPITAEEALERLRLGLYLMIREGSIRQDLEGVAPIREMINDFRQVSISTDGVTTSRLLTEGHLDVIARKAVALGFSPVTVVQMLTINAAAAFGLRDLGAIAPHFRADLQIVPDLATFSPSLVVAGGRIVAEKGSLQVSLEPYIYPEAAYHSLPLAPVTADTFHYPSTGSEARVRAIRPEIGSMVTHEERVTLPVIDGNIVPDPQHSILKYAIVNRHGRQTISIGFLAGTGIRRGAVASTLNWEAYQPTVYGASEAEMATAFNRLLELQGGIVVVEGQTILAELPLPIGGIYADLPLEEINTREEAIENALKSLGSELDNPFFHYQTLSFTGLPFLRLTDKGLYDVRSRKTLPVILD
- a CDS encoding PaaI family thioesterase, producing the protein MINDDLRHTAAAAVGQEPFARLFNIQLVDCSPGYALVEMTPTCETTNLFKMVHGGAIFALIDEAFQVSCNTHGTLAVALNVNVTYLRAPAVDVPLRAASREVSRNPRIATYHIEVTDNHGHLIASAQATAYRKKENNLFHAS